A part of Neodiprion pinetum isolate iyNeoPine1 chromosome 4, iyNeoPine1.2, whole genome shotgun sequence genomic DNA contains:
- the Fdh gene encoding alcohol dehydrogenase class-3 has protein sequence MADTAGKVIKCKAAVAWSEKQPLSLEEIEVAPPKAHEVRIKISATALCHTDAYTLGGLDPEGIFPCVLGHEGAGIVESVGPGVTEFQPGDHVIPLYIPQCGECKFCKSPKTNLCGKIRTTQGKGVMPDGTSRFTCKGKTLAHFMGCSTFSEYTVVADISLSKVDPKAPLDKVCLLGCGVPTGYGAALNTAKVEPNSTCAIWGLGAVGLAVALGCKAAGASRIIGIDVNKDKFEQAKLFGCTEFVNPKDYDKPIQEVLVELTDGGLDYTFECVGNVHTMRAALESCHKGWGTSVIVGVAGAGQEISTRPFQLVTGRVWKGTAFGGWKSRDSVPKLVKDYQSKKLLLDEFVTQNLPFDQINEAFDLLHSGKSLRAVLHF, from the exons ATGGCAGATACCGCAGGAAAG GTGATCAAGTGCAAAGCAGCCGTAGCATGGTCAGAGAAACAGCCACTTTCGCTGGAAGAAATTGAAGTGGCACCCCCGAAGGCACATGAAGTTCGCATTAAGATTTCAGCAACTGCCCTTTGCCATACCGATGCCTATACGCTGGGTGGATTAGATCCGGAAGGTATATTTCCATGTGTACTTGGCCACGAGGGTGCAGGAATTGTTGAAAGTGTAGGACCAGGTGTGACAGAATTCCAGCCAG GTGATCATGTCATCCCACTATATATACCTCAGTGCGGTGAATGCAAATTCTGCAAGTCACCAAAGACAAATTTGTGTGGGAAAATTCGTACCACTCAGGGCAAAGGTGTGATGCCTGATGGCACATCTCGCTTCACTTGCAAGGGAAAGACTCTAGCTCATTTCATGGGCTGTTCCACGTTCTCAGAATACACGGTCGTTGCGGACATTTCACTTTCCAAG GTTGATCCTAAAGCTCCTCTCGACAAAGTTTGTCTTCTGGGCTGTGGGGTGCCAACAGGATATGGGGCTGCTCTGAATACTGCAAAAGTTGAGCCAAATAGTACGTGCGCTATTTGGGGGTTGGGTGCAGTGGGTTTGGCTGTTGCTCTTGGGTGCAAAGCAGCTGGAGCTTCCCGTATCATCGGGATTGACGTCAATAAGGATAAATTCGAACAAG CTAAACTATTTGGTTGCACCGAGTTTGTAAATCCAAAGGACTACGATAAACCAATTCAAGAAGTTCTTGTTGAGCTTACTGATGGTGGTCTTGATTACACATTTGAATGTGTAGGAAATGTACATACTATG AGAGCTGCTTTGGAATCATGCCACAAAGGTTGGGGCACGTCTGTCATTGTCGGAGTAGCTGGGGCTGGGCAAGAGATTAGTACTCGTCCATTCCAACTAGTAACTGGTCGCGTTTGGAAAGGAACTGCATTTGGCGGTTGGAAATCGCGAGACAGTGTGCCCAAGCTGGTCAAGGATTATCAATCAAAGAAACTGCTTCTGGATGAGTTTGTCACACAAAATCTTCCGTTCGATCAGATCAACGAAGCCTTTGATCTTCTACACTCAGGAAAAAG TTTGAGAGCTGTTCTGCATTTCTAA